The proteins below come from a single Bacteroidota bacterium genomic window:
- the rlmB gene encoding 23S rRNA (guanosine(2251)-2'-O)-methyltransferase RlmB: MAKRKDLIKGIHAIEEAITSGHPIIKLLIQKDIRNSAINTIVAQLRKSNATIQYVPKEKLNRLSSEGHQGIIAITSPIEFVDLDMLIPVLYEQTKAPLVCVLDGVTDVRNFGAIARSVAFMDIDALIIPSKGSAEINEEAIKTSAGALLKINVCRVNDLTDTISFLKNSGLQILAATEKADDLIGQVDFSLPSCIVLGAEDTGISQSILQKSDYMIKIPGRGLDSLNVSVSAGVVFYEAVRQRSGSA, translated from the coding sequence ATGGCAAAACGTAAAGATTTAATCAAAGGGATACATGCAATTGAAGAAGCAATAACGAGTGGACATCCAATCATCAAGCTTTTAATTCAAAAAGACATCCGAAACAGTGCAATTAATACCATTGTAGCTCAGCTTCGAAAAAGCAATGCAACTATCCAATATGTACCAAAAGAAAAACTAAACCGACTGAGTTCTGAGGGACATCAGGGTATTATTGCGATTACATCTCCCATTGAATTTGTTGATTTGGACATGCTGATTCCTGTTTTATATGAACAAACAAAAGCTCCCTTGGTTTGTGTGCTGGATGGTGTGACCGATGTTAGAAATTTTGGCGCTATTGCCCGTAGTGTGGCCTTTATGGATATCGATGCCTTGATTATCCCCTCAAAAGGATCAGCAGAAATCAATGAAGAAGCTATCAAAACATCAGCTGGTGCACTGCTTAAAATTAATGTGTGTAGGGTAAATGATTTGACAGATACAATATCCTTTTTAAAAAATAGTGGTTTACAAATTTTAGCAGCCACCGAAAAAGCAGACGACTTAATCGGACAGGTTGATTTTAGTCTGCCCAGCTGCATTGTATTAGGAGCTGAAGATACTGGTATTAGTCAAAGTATTTTACAGAAAAGCGATTATATGATTAAAATACCTGGTAGAGGTTTGGATTCGTTGAATGTATCTGTTTCTGCTGGTGTTGTTTTTTATGAGGCAGTAAGACAAAGGAGTGGAAGTGCCTAG